One window of Quercus robur chromosome 5, dhQueRobu3.1, whole genome shotgun sequence genomic DNA carries:
- the LOC126727257 gene encoding G-type lectin S-receptor-like serine/threonine-protein kinase LECRK3: MSNGSLADILFKPEKQLCWNERIEIACKIAKGILYLHEECESQIIHCDIKPQNILMDEYRCPKISDFGLVKLLKPDQTNTKTAIRGTKGYFAPEWLRNQRVTTKVDVYSFGIVLLELICHRKSVDWDLPEEEAILEEWAYYCFEARELSKLVSGNEVDQRQLERMVMVGLWCILDEPSLRPSMKKVLLMLEGTVDIPIPPSPTSFLSTI, encoded by the coding sequence ATGAGCAATGGCTCCCTTGCAGACATACTCTTCAAACCTGAAAAACAACTTTGTTGGAATGAAAGGATAGAAATAGCTTGCAAAATAGCAAAAGGAATTCTTTATCTCCATGAAGAGTGTGAGTCACAAATCATTCACTGTGAcataaaaccccaaaatatacTCATGGATGAATATAGGTGCCCGAAAATCTCTGACTTTGGATTGGTGAAGCTACTAAAACCAGACCAAACCAATACCAAAACAGCCATTCGAGGAACAAAGGGGTATTTTGCACCAGAGTGGCTTCGGAACCAACGAGTGACAACTAAAGTAGATGTATACAGTTTCGGAATTGTGCTATTGGAGCTTATATGTCATAGAAAGAGTGTTGATTGGGATCTTCCTGAAGAAGAGGCTATTCTTGAGGAATGGGCATACTATTGCTTTGAGGCTCGTGAGTTAAGCAAACTTGTGAGTGGTAATGAGGTTGACCAAAGACAATTGGAGAGAATGGTTATGGTGGGACTCTGGTGCATTCTTGATGAACCATCTCTTCGCCCTTCGATGAAGAAGGTTCTACTAATGTTGGAAGGAACTGTAGATATTCCAATCCCTCCAAGTCCGACTTCTTTTCTTAGTACTATATAA
- the LOC126727256 gene encoding G-type lectin S-receptor-like serine/threonine-protein kinase LECRK3 → MVATILLFLLLSAIFTAEAQQGESNVSLGSSLTPTTKFSWLSRSGLYAFGFYQQSNGYAIGVFLTGIPEKTVIWTANRDNPPTLADVTLNFTGDGRLILQSAQGNESTIVDPPERAKSASMLNSGNFVLYNSNKDIIWQSFNYPTNTILQGQCLLADKRLVSSVSESDQSTGIFQLVMQTDGNLVQYPYIPELKVEHSYWASNTDGQGNNVSLCLDDDGLLYLLNSTGKYLSNLTQGGYPTNGIVRLMRIDADGIFRLYSHNLEKNGNWLVNWSSSDNKCDPKGLCGLNGFCTTVDREADCECLPGFVRVHQGNWSSGCERNFTAESCQIKNGIMKYIMSEASNTVWEDSAFSIMQQILTKDDCEASCLEDCNCEAALYKDGACRKQRLPLRFGRRVLADSNVALIKVGISTPIIYNIAPMVHEKKPQKGILIMSISLTAFGLIMLVISGIAIYRNRVWTYKRLSNNSGNVGLSVDVSPRSFTYNDLEKMTTGFKEELGKGSFGTVYKGIISNVQQVVAVKRL, encoded by the coding sequence ATGGTGGCAACAATcttgctttttcttcttctctcagcAATTTTCACTGCAGAAGCTCAACAAGGAGAATCCAATGTAAGCCTAGGCTCTTCTTTAACGCCTACTACCAAGTTTTCATGGCTGTCACGTTCTGGTCTATATGCCTTTGGCTTCTACCAACAATCCAATGGCTACGCCATAGGAGTTTTTCTTACCGGGATTCCTGAAAAGACAGTAATCTGGACGGCCAACCGAGACAATCCTCCAACTCTCGCTGATGTTACATTGAATTTCACTGGTGATGGTAGACTTATCCTGCAATCTGCACAAGGCAATGAGTCAACCATTGTCGATCCTCCTGAACGTGCAAAATCGGCATCAATGCTTAATTCGGGAAACTTTGTTCTATATAATTCTAATAAGGATATTATATGGCAAAGTTTCAACTACCCAACCAATACCATTTTGCAGGGTCAGTGTCTCTTAGCTGATAAAAGGTTGGTTTCAAGTGTTTCAGAATCTGACCAATCGACAGGAATATTCCAATTGGTAATGCAAACAGATGGAAACCTGGTGCAATACCCATACATACCTGAATTAAAAGTTGAACATTCTTATTGGGCTTCTAATACAGATGGACAAGGCAATAACGTGTCGCTTTGTCTTGATGATGATGGCCTTCTCTACCTGCTCAATTCCACTGGCAAATACCTATCAAATCTGACTCAAGGTGGATATCCAACAAACGGTATAGTTCGTCTTATGAGAATTGATGCTGATGGGATCTTCAGGCTATACTCACACAATTTGGAAAAGAATGGGAATTGGCTTGTCAATTGGTCATCTTCTGATAATAAGTGTGACCCTAAGGGCCTGTGTGGCCTCAATGGGTTCTGTACTACTGTTGATCGAGAAGCCGACTGCGAATGTCTTCCTGGATTTGTAAGAGTTCACCAGGGCAATTGGAGTTCAGGCTGTGAAAGGAATTTCACTGCAGAAAGTTGCCAAATCAAAAACGGAATTATGAAATATATCATGTCAGAAGCATCTAATACAGTCTGGGAAGATAGCGCTTTTTCGATTATGCAGCAGATATTGACGAAAGATGATTGTGAAGCATCATGTTTGGAGGACTGTAACTGTGAAGCAGCTTTGTACAAAGATGGGGCATGCCGAAAGCAAAGGCTTCCATTGAGATTTGGAAGAAGAGTACTGGCTGATTCAAACGTAGCATTAATCAAGGTTGGTATATCTACACCCATCATATATAACATTGCTCCCATGGTACATGAAAAAAAGCCTCAAAAGGGCATATTGATTATGAGCATCTCACTTACAGCTTTTGGACTCATTATGTTAGTGATTTCTGGGATAGCAATATATAGAAATCGTGTTTGGACTTATAAAAGACTCTCTAATAATAGTGGAAATGTTGGTTTGAGCGTGGATGTTTCTCCAAGATCATTTACTTATAATGATCTTGAAAAAATGACTACTGGTTTCAAGGAAGAGCTGGGTAAAGGATCATTTGGGACTGTCTACAAGGGAATAATATCAAATGTTCAACAGGTTGTAGCTGTCAAAAGACTATAA